A window of Candidatus Nitrospira allomarina genomic DNA:
GGAAAAGATTTTTCATGTGTTCACCCAGGCGGATAGTTCCATGAGTCGAAAATTTGGGGGGTCCGGTTTGGGGTTAGCGATTTGCAAGCAATTAGCGGAGCTGATGCACGGGACCGTCGGGGTGAAGAGTCAACAAAATCAGGGATCCACATTTTGGTGTGACATTCCCTGTCGGGCATCACGGACAGCCCATTTCCCACGTACGGAGGGCATATCGGTTGCGGGTAAAGAGGTCTGGGTGATCGGTTCCCAGGAATCGTCAGGGTGGGTGATGGCGCAACTTCTTCATGAAGTGGGTGTCAAGGTCGTGCAAATCGACAGCATTCAACAAGCGGTCACCTTGCACGAAAGTGTCCACGAATCGGATTGTTCCGTCGTGGGAGTTATTCTGAGTGATCGTCTGGAGAAAGAGGCTGTTTTGAAATGGTTTGAACGAATGCGATCCTCTTCGCTGTTTCATGAGCTTCAAGTTTGGGGTATGAAGCCATTTTGGTATCGCAAGGACGATGAAGAAAACGGTGTGAGGTTTGACGGGATGATCACGCTTCCCTTGCACCGAAAGCAATTTTTTCACTGCCTATTCGGTCAACCGGACCATCCCGGACCGTCAGATTCACCAAGAGCAACCGAGCCACATCCCGTTGAGATAGTGCAGAGAGGGATTGAGGTTCTCGAGCAATCCTTCCTCAATAAGCAGGCCGGACCTTCGGTGCTGGTTGTGGAAGATAATCCCGTGAATCAACGGGTCGCAGCCGGCATGTTAGGAAAACTTGGCTGTCAGGTGACCATCGTGGACACGGGAGCCCAAGCTTTGAGTGTGTTGAAAGAGTCAGTTGTGGATTGCATTCTGATGGACTGGGAGCTTCCCGATATGGATGGGTTGGTCATTACGCAACGGATTCGGGAATTGGAACATGCCGGAGGATTGGTTCATCCAGCTGCGTATTGGCATCGCCATCATGGTTCGGCTTCTCCTCCGGTTCTTCATATTCCGATTGTTGGGATGACAGCTCATGTGCTTTCCGAGCATGGGCAACAATGCCTGCAGAATGGCATGGATGAATGTCTTTTTAAGCCGGTTCATTTACGAGATCTTGAAGGAATACTCCGGCGATGGGTAGGGTTTGCTCCAAAAGGCATGGACGCGTCCTCATCAAAGACACATACCCCTGCCGATTGGACAGGGAACCAGTCGGTTGCCACCAGAGAGTCCGGAACCGGTCACCAGGAGAGATCTTCGCCCCGGTACCAGGCCGACAGAGAACGTTATGACCTCTCTGCCGCGTTGCAAGTTCTGGAGGGCGATGAAGAATTGCTGTATTCCTTGTTCGACATTTTCAATGCCACAGCCCCTGACCTGATTAACGGGATGCATCAAACCATTCACTTGCAGAATCGTCAAGAGCTCCAAAGGCTCGCTCATCAGATGAAAGGTGCGCTGAGTGCGGTGCACGCCATGCATGAAAGGAAGAAAGCGGAAGAACTTGAACTCACGGCTGTCTCGGCCACATTTTCACATCTGGATTCAACGGTGATCGAATTGGAGCGAATGGTCAAGCAGTTGATCTGTGAATTTGATCGCCTGATTGTTCTTAAAGGAAAAAAGGATGGTCGGTCTTCTGTATCCATTCCTTTCGGGAAGGGCGGTACACAGAATGACCATGGCACAAAGGCCGAGATAAGTTGAAGAGGGGAACAGAATTTCCCTCTATCCGGGAAGAAGTCTCAAGTTTTCACATGATCAGTCCGATACCACAAACATTACAGACCAAACTCTAATGAGGGTGCCACAATGAAAGATTTGCTGACCTTAAGTGAAGTGTCGACGTTTTTGAAAGTTCCGAAATCGACAATCTACAAGCTCGCGAGAGAACGTCGACTCCCAGGGCATAAAGTTGGAAAACACTGGCGTTTTGTTCGGGAGGAAATTGAAGCCTGGGTTCAAAATGCCGGAGGAGATTCGGTAATGGTCGGTGCTGGGTCGCAACAAGGGGTTCGGGACCGGT
This region includes:
- a CDS encoding ATP-binding protein; its protein translation is MWSNPLLFQTLWNGLMVGVCLVDREGQLTHMNLAGSRLLGWGAACPTNVSCHDLLECLVPCDEDGTTLCPFSGLLLEKTMVWVPRTRLRRRQGTWCWVELKGLVVDDAEASGFLLMFRDLSSEMKLSEETRRLASIPKENPFPVIEVDSAGQLLYANPAMVRLMEEAHIGQDGFSTALPDRFLELAKRCLSQKHLEMHYEVSVGERQYSWTFAPHADLGLLRGYGMDITEPKRAAEELSAFADTLEAKNHELDQALMKAESATRAKAAFLAVMSHEIRTPLNGVIGMAEVLLASSLNHEQQECVNIIRMSGEGLLTIINDILDFSKLESGQLALESIGFNLTSLCEEVVDLFSERAHRKGLDLAAYVDPDVPSQLFGDPHRLRQILCNYLSNALKFTMEGSVLLRGSLILPSSSECDDSLDGLNHLSGDPDDETRTWIHLSVQDTGLGMSEEVQEKIFHVFTQADSSMSRKFGGSGLGLAICKQLAELMHGTVGVKSQQNQGSTFWCDIPCRASRTAHFPRTEGISVAGKEVWVIGSQESSGWVMAQLLHEVGVKVVQIDSIQQAVTLHESVHESDCSVVGVILSDRLEKEAVLKWFERMRSSSLFHELQVWGMKPFWYRKDDEENGVRFDGMITLPLHRKQFFHCLFGQPDHPGPSDSPRATEPHPVEIVQRGIEVLEQSFLNKQAGPSVLVVEDNPVNQRVAAGMLGKLGCQVTIVDTGAQALSVLKESVVDCILMDWELPDMDGLVITQRIRELEHAGGLVHPAAYWHRHHGSASPPVLHIPIVGMTAHVLSEHGQQCLQNGMDECLFKPVHLRDLEGILRRWVGFAPKGMDASSSKTHTPADWTGNQSVATRESGTGHQERSSPRYQADRERYDLSAALQVLEGDEELLYSLFDIFNATAPDLINGMHQTIHLQNRQELQRLAHQMKGALSAVHAMHERKKAEELELTAVSATFSHLDSTVIELERMVKQLICEFDRLIVLKGKKDGRSSVSIPFGKGGTQNDHGTKAEIS
- a CDS encoding helix-turn-helix domain-containing protein gives rise to the protein MKDLLTLSEVSTFLKVPKSTIYKLARERRLPGHKVGKHWRFVREEIEAWVQNAGGDSVMVGAGSQQGVRDRFSLN